The Apium graveolens cultivar Ventura chromosome 11, ASM990537v1, whole genome shotgun sequence genome has a window encoding:
- the LOC141695396 gene encoding uncharacterized protein LOC141695396, whose protein sequence is MERSFELVRLGEEQKTVYAAYFLKGEVIYWWDSVKALEEVQPVTWTRFKELFLEKYYPRFMQKHMEMNFLELKQGKKAQRFQQGLEYWIQDRVSMFEIGTYAGVVQKAALIESNGAQSRKERDVKKRKVFHQKERSESGYQQDRNVKRIGFQKGWNAQKKGEVNKRQDNKGNHQQNQGQANDDKQPRIPGVTCYKCGKVGHIAKECRSTRLIKSMMNISSTSTVAPPEMLALPPPPTVTPQESDMSEAMSIVIANQEKIPVSQFCPQCEIDISGHKFSVDLILFMLGEFDIILGMDWLRKNNAQIYCRSKKVYLRAKNESKVIFKGQKQAQLFLTAIQANKLLTKGCEAYLAYVVDSEKEVPSMEEIPVVR, encoded by the exons atggagagaTCTTTCGAATTGGTTCGATTAGGGGAAGAACAAAAGACCGTATATGCCGCGTATTTCTTGAAAGGGGAAGTAatttattggtgggattcagtcaAAGCTTTAGAAGAAGTTCAACCAGTTACTTGGACTAGGTTCAAGGAGTTATTCTTGGAGAAATATTACCCCCGATTTATGCAGAAACATATGGAGATGAATTTCCTGGAATTGAAACAAGGAA AGAAGGCTCAGAGGTTTCAGCAAGGGCTCGAATATTGGATTCAAGATAGAGTGTCGATGTTTGAGATTGGTACCTACGCTGGGGTAGTTCAGAAGGCAGCATTGATTGAAAGTAATGGAGCCCAATCCAGGAAGGAAAGAGATGTTAAGAAGAGGAAGGTGTTTCATCAGAAGGAGAGATCAGAATCAGGGTACCAGCAAGATAGAAACGTGAAGAGAATTGGATTCCAGAAAGGATGGAATGCACAGAAGAAAGGGGAGGTGAACAAGAGACAAGATAATAAAGGAAACCATCAGCAGAATCAGGGTCAAGCGAATGATGACAAGCAGCCAAGG ATACCTGGAGTAACATGCTACAAGTGCGGAAAAGTTGGACATATCGCCAAGGAGTGCAGGTCAACCAGATTAATCAAAAGTATGATGAATATATCCAGCACCAGCACTGTAGCACCACCAGAaatgttggcattacctccaccaccaaCAGTGACTCCACAAGAATCA GATATGAGTGAAGCGATGAGCATAGTAATTGCCAATCAAGAAAAGATACCTGTGAGTCAATTTTGCCCTCAATGTGAGATTGACATCTCTGGGCATAAGTTTTCAGTCGACTTGATACTTTTCAtgttaggggagtttgatataatattaggaatggattggttaagAAAGAATAATGCTCAGATATATTGTAGATCTAAGAAGGTCTATCTTCGAGCAAAGAATGAGAGTAAGGTGATATTTAAGGGCCAAAAGCAAGCGCAACTATTTCTCACCGCTATTCAAGCCAACAAGCTACTTACGAAAGGATGTGAAGCATATTtagcctatgtagtagattcagagAAGGAAGTCCCTAGCATGGAGGAGATTCCAGTTGTAAGatag